In the genome of Lathyrus oleraceus cultivar Zhongwan6 chromosome 4, CAAS_Psat_ZW6_1.0, whole genome shotgun sequence, the window TAACAAACCGGTTTGTTAAAAAAGTAATAATGCCCACTCTAACATACGACAACCATATCAAAACAATTACTACTGCTAATAAAGATTTAACTGTAAAAATCTGAGGAAAATAGCAATTAAAAATCATTAAATGGTCAATCTTAATCGGTACAAGGAACAACTAACCCCCAGCCCCCACTTGCATAAACAATTATCAAACTCTCCACCCtgtaaaaaataaaaatcatcaaaactaataacaataaaaaagaaaaaaatttaaataaaatacaTTAAAGGGAATAATAAAATACACATTAATTGGACCATCACCGCCGGAAAGACCAATAGAGAAATATCGCGCCAAACGCAGAGTAGGCATAAGAGCGACCCACCACCTTGTCTTGtccttttctctctttttttatgatctttaattttaattttaattcaaaaacaAATACTTTACTTTTCTTTAACAAGTTTTACTACGGTGTGCGCGATCTAGGTGGAGTCCTTGTCTGAGGTGGAGTATGACCCTCAGATCCTTTAGAAGGATCATCAGATGACTGACGAAGACCCTCATCCGTTTCACCGCGATTCATATCCTCAATCATGCGCACCACGTCTTGCATACTTGGTCTCTGATCAGGCACCACAGAAACACAAGCCATCGCTATCTGCAACAACTGAACCATCTCTTCTTCGATATTATGAAACCTCATCAACTCAGCGTCAAAAACCTCTGCGGTCCATTCTTCACGAACAACGGATTGGACCCACCTCGGTAGATCGATTCCTTCTTCGCCTAGTGAAGCTTGATTGGGTGCTTTTCCTGTTAATAGCTCCAACAGCAATACGCCGAAGCTGTATACGTCAGACTTGAAGGTGACTTTTCGGGTTTCTAGGGTTTCCGGTGCACGGTAACCCGCGACCCGGTTTGATGGAGATCCATTTCCGAATAACGGGTTGAGTCCAAAATCCGAAACGCTTGCGTCATTGTCGGGTCCTCGGAGGAGGATGTTGGAAGATTTAATGTTGCCGTGGACTACTTTGCCTGACACGTGGAGGCATGCTAGTCCTCTTGATGCTCCCAGTGCTATTCTCATTCGGTTGTCCCAATCTAACGGTGTTCGCCCAGATCCTCTGCTACCTATATAACCataatatttaattaatataaaaatgATACTTTAACTAATCATGTCATGATTTATGTCAACTGCTAAAGTAACAAATCAATCTATTTTAGTTGCTATTTTCGTCTCATAGTCTCATGGCCTCTAGCAGTTTTGATTCAGCAAGATATCATATCACAATACAATAATTTGTTCAATGTCGCAGAACGTAGTACAAAAAGCATGAATTTGAGGTTGTTGTTTAGTTTGAGTGTTTTTTTCTCTTTCACTTTGAGTGAACCTAACGTTATtcaaaagcaaagcaaaaaaaaaaagaagcaGAAATTCCggtcctccttttttattttatcaaTCAGGGAGGGAAAACAGTCAATGCGACACTACCTTTACTTTTCTCCATTaaaggaagaaaaagaaaagaacaaagaACAAAATTAGGTAGAAATAATGTCGGAGAGACATATCATGAGTGCATTGGATGGGGGAAGAAATGTAACAATGGTtaaatgaattattaaataatgaaaaaaaagaCAACCTTACAGCTGAATAATGTATTGAGTTGAGAATGTTTGCTTCAGAAGCATGTTCTACATTATTATGGAGGGAAAAGCATAACATCACAAACTTCCCATTTACGATACCCTCTTCCTATTAAACAATCTCACCCATTGATTCATAAATTAATATGCAAGTAACATTATGAGACTATGAGATTGGTATTAATACCCTCCATCATCAACCCATCTACCAAAAGCTAAGCACTAAGCATTAAGCACGcacatcatttcacaacaataAACAAATACTACTACCAATAAACACATTAAAATATTTCTGTGATAGAAATTAAAATAATCTAAATTCCACTAGTGTAACAGCTGTAACAGGAATTTAGTCAAAATTCCAGAAACAGACAACGCTAATTCCATCAAAAAGGTATATCTCCAAATATGAACACAAGGAAATGTCGGAAACACAACACCTCGAAAGTATAAACATCATATATCATATTCATGGAATATTGAATAAAACTTGTACTAGTACTACTCATATAGATATTGTATGAATAATGAATGATTAATTACGTAATTAACAGAAAATTAAGCATAATGATGTTGATAATATCGTACCGTGAAGTAGAGCAGATAAGCTACCAGCGGGCGTGTAATCATAAACAAGCAATTTCTCATCTTTAGAGAAGTAAAATGCTCTAAGAGGAACCACATTCTCATGCTTAATTTTACCCAGAATCTCCATTTGCATCTCAAACTCTTTCTTTGTTACAACAACATCTTTCAACCTCTTAACAACCACCGTAGTTCCTTCTTCCAACACCGCCTTATACGAAGTCCCAACGCTTCCCTTTCCCAAAACCTCCGCAGAAGCCCTAAGCAAATCTTCCAAATCGAAACTGTATATTCCTCCCTCAAAGAACACCAATTTGTTCCTCTCTGCTTCGGCCGAACCACCGGTTATATCGTCCTTGGAAGACGATGTTCCAGCTTCTGCAGGCACAGCGCGAGCCGCCGCGACAACTGGCTTAGGTGGTTTCGCTGGTTGCCGGCGACGTTTCCGGAGACAGAGTAATAAGAGTAGAAGCAGTAACGCTACGAACAGAACGGAACCAACTACAATTGCAACAATGGCGCCGGTGGAAAGCTTCTTAGATTTCTTCCCAGGTTTAATGACCGGTGGAATGGAACCCGGTGACGGTGCCGGCGCTGGAAAAAACGGGCTACACGATTTCAATGGTGGACCACAGAGATTTATGTTTCCGGCGAAGGAAGCTTCAGGGAATTTCGACAGCGTATTGGGGATTGAACCGTTGAGATTGTTATTAGAAACATCAAAGCCGTTCAAATTTGCAGTAACGCTTGGAAGGCTACCGGAGAAGGTGTTATTCTCCAAGAAGAGACCACTGAGGTGAGTCAAGTTGTTAATGGAGAAAGGTATCGAACCCGAAAAGTTGTTGGAAGAGAGATCCAAGCGAGTCAAACGAGTTAACCGAGTTAAACCAGATGGAAATCCACCGGAGAATTTATTCTTCTGAAGATATATACTACGAAGAAAAGTCAAATTAGAGAAATCGGAAGGGATCTCGCCGGTGAGACCATTAGAACGGAGACTGAGAACACGAAGATTCGTTAGCCTTCCGATTGTGTTTGGTGGGACCCGACCCACGAGTCCAACGGCGGGTAAACGGAGCGAATAAACATAGGAACTTGAAGCGTCGCATTGAACACCGACCCAGTTACAAACGGAATCGGAAGCGTTCCATTGAACACGGTTAGAGTGTGGTGTTTGTGAAATGAAAGCAAGGAGAGCTTGCTTGTCCTGAGTCGGCTCCGAGTTAACTCGGAAACAACTCAGCTGCagaaataaatgaaaaataataaaaataatagaagacattttttttttgttgaattGAAAATTAATGAAGATGGGAGAAGAATGTGGTTTGAGTTAAGCTCAAAAAAGCCATGAGAAAAACAGAAAAAGAGTGATAGAAATTGTGTGAGTGAGAGAGAAGCTATGTAATGTGAAGAGAGAAGGTACAGGTTACAACAACACACAGTAGTATAATAGTATCACGAGGTTCTCAAAAGTGAAAAACCAAATAAAGCTGATGCTACTACTCTTGTTTACTGGTCCTAACTCCTTAAGTTTCTTCCTTTTATTTTAAGAATCACTTAATTTCGTTTGCAACGCCTTTTCAGTTTTATTACTTCCCACGCGCTTTTCCACCGCGTGCAGGCCTTTCAAAAAATAATGCGTTTTTTGTATAACTAAATTATTGTTGCTACTACCGTGAACAGCTTGCAAGCAAATTCTATTTAAGTGAGTTAACAAgtattttttttgtttgttttaacTTTAAGGTGTTACATGGCATTGGTATATGGTCTTGGCTTGGGAAGAGACGGCAATAAAAAAATGAAGTGACAAAGTAAAACAAAGGTGTTTGTCGCTGATATGTTGTTGTAGGATAGAGGCACATGTAAGATGACACTTTCTTTTGACAGATGTAAGATCAGATTATGTTGTTGATAATGTGTTATTTTGTTAGCTTGCTTGTGTATATAAATTTAGAAATTATTTGTGAATTGAAAATTAGTTGAATTATTGACTTTTTTTTTAGGATAAAGTATGAATAATATAACATGATAATTCCATCTTGTCACAAAAGAGGTATTACAAAGTTCATTAAGTATAAGCAATATGGTATTGCCTTGCTCATTCATTGTAATTTATGATTGATGTGTCGCTTGTATGAGTCGACATATGCATCGAatgtgtcgacacatgacttacataggttGGCACATGCattaaaaatcataaaatatttgcattttttttaaatctctTATATTCCTTTTTGCCTCCAACTTGCATACATATATatactgttggtgtaagccctagaggtcaatacttttggtacttgtatcgaattatttattaataataaaaggcttttttttattatgtttgtttaataaagtccatggaatagctagtccgtttaatgtatcaagtgtgacttaatcacgagatctcattaaacataaggacaatattcttaaagtatccgtagtcgagctttgttgtgaagtgggataacattaaagcattaagactattatgtatatagactgatggtcacatctcatggatccttgataaggagttatcaagtcttaaacatagacatgaatattaagagtaatatttatattggattgacccgctatgagaatactatatagaatgttatgtaaagtgtcataagttattctcatggtgataatggtgtataccatccttcgacctgaaaccactgtggaccctagatgtagagtcgagtgtcttattgatgatcaaacgttgtccataactggatgaccataaatacagttgatgggtactccacgaagcatgctgagggacatgagtgacctagatggaattttctcatcctgcgtaacaggataaatgtctacgggcccaatattgaactggacaaggatgacacggtctttgccttgtgttcaatatagacataagggaaaaagggtaattgtacacataagtattatcacaaaaggatttgtcaaatcacatgacattctcgtgtcttgggtagccgtgatgtgttgctagataccgctcattatttattatgttaaatacgtgatttaatataattgctaatgtcgcgaaagcctacagggtcacacacacaaaaggacggtgtagcggtaaattcatgaccattaagctatggataaacttaacgtcaataaaaccagagtcaccaccgcgcttttattgtttccaaaggaaaggggaaaagtacgaataaaacccaaagataagaagttttcaaatcaaaactaataaaataccggagattacaagtaagggggttggttacacagagggaaggtgttagcacccaaagtgtcctaggtactcatagggagccctttcttgtgtgcatgtgtatttttgtataaaatgatgtttgcaataaatagagtgggggCATGAGAgaagaatttattaattatatttttgtgtttgacaagaccttcggacttgtgtctacgtaccaacataaaaatgagggatcaaaacctcgtagttcgtggtataaatttcaaagtgaatgagttgcttttaacaaaattttaaatttaacaaaggcacaagaggcctaaaaaggtttgaatgagtgttatttcttttttacttttgaaattttaactcaagtatagttaagttcatttacaattttgattaagaaaagagtttaaaatgcaatggcataagtccaaagtttctaatttgcaatatggtcaaagtttagaaatcacaaacaaagaagattttaaaaggaggagagatttgaaattaaagaaatggggaggagatgaagagactaattctaagcacaaatttaaaagttaagagttgaaaagatgtgaccaatgggctgcaatccaatagacaagaatgtcatatagaaacccaaataTCTCTTGaactttaaaatcaagcaatgGCAATACACACatagcaaggtgaagagcaaggcatcaaataaagatagtcacatccaagcttagcaactccatgatcttcttcataattccccatgtatcagatgacttcaaagataggcattggacacaggttcaaaataacagcttcaatatgatcatgttgcagatgaactccaatggatcttcaatattgtattAGATGAAAGTTCACTTTACAAGCACTTGATTTTttgaaagttggcattggccaagtcattttgcatagggagtgttgcctaatatccaatgtctcagatcaaatccaacagtccacacaaatgttttttagggtttttgttgttattatgtacattaaggtcaaaagaccacaacacaaacaagtataaacaaacacaatatattcacaagatatggctcaaatgagcaaagtgaaaatgacattaaaagtaaacaaattgaatggtataaataatggcaaatgaaataagacttaaaattaaagtacataaaagtaaatggcttgaaattaaatgttagttgttagttgattagaagttagtattgcttttgcttttgttttgtttaagtcattctttggagaacactcaacccacttatcaaaagcatggatccttgaaccaagacatcttccaaaggcaggaaaaaatgccaagtttccacacaataccatgaaagaggggagacttacaatctcacttactagaatgctatgcctttttgtgtcacaaatttagcaatgtgttaagcaatcgtaattggacttatgtagaagtcacaactatttgaggtcgggtaataagaattttagtgttaatgcatgttagagacatgatattatgaaccatgctcctaaaacataccacacttgaaaagaatatgcaaaagaggtggatctaatctcatccatacttatgttgattttacaatcaactagccttaggatatggagatatcataggtccatgaaatgaatgagaagagaatgggatagagatgaagagggaggggaaatagaatcaacacaaattgatcaaaggaggacttttatcaaattaaaatcatccattcgttttgggagatgaaatgtacatttcatcaatcctctaaatccaatgattttaactcaatAAAGTTAAATCAACCTTCACGAAGGCCCAataacacaagtcaaactcaacaagtcaatatcaaatgctcaacacaatttattttgcaattaaacaattaaaatcaattaaataatgcattaaattaaattatgatttgtcaaattcctaaaacctcatcaaagcaccaaagaaatggtcatgagatttatcataggtcaaacaaggtcaaaggaccttgtagaaaaaatttcatgatttttggaaacttaaaactatttttaaacaattaaaaaaatcacaaaatcaattaaatcatgaaaaatattaataatgatccaaaaaataattttaattcagaaaatgaaagaggaatttatttaaatttttttggtgaaactctcatattttgttggatcaatattaaaattaatatgaattaatgaaaataaaccaaataaaatgaaaatcagaaaataagaaaaaacgtggaccacttgagttccctcattaattgaggtggcagatcaagtggctctcagcgcgctttccaccatggtcttgagtcagcgcgccacacaagTGGTAATCCAAACCAACGCgcgagattaaaacatttgaaatggatcctatggttctgatgactgccaactcaccaccggagccaaagctccggtctccttctacggtgagcctcaccggactggttcagtcacaaccatcaccaaaattaaaaagaaggacatggttttaaagtaaaaatggcactgagctcgaatctggcctcaatttatcctaactccaagtatattgagagatacaagg includes:
- the LOC127073623 gene encoding probable inactive receptor kinase At2g26730; the encoded protein is MSSIIFIIFHLFLQLSCFRVNSEPTQDKQALLAFISQTPHSNRVQWNASDSVCNWVGVQCDASSSYVYSLRLPAVGLVGRVPPNTIGRLTNLRVLSLRSNGLTGEIPSDFSNLTFLRSIYLQKNKFSGGFPSGLTRLTRLTRLDLSSNNFSGSIPFSINNLTHLSGLFLENNTFSGSLPSVTANLNGFDVSNNNLNGSIPNTLSKFPEASFAGNINLCGPPLKSCSPFFPAPAPSPGSIPPVIKPGKKSKKLSTGAIVAIVVGSVLFVALLLLLLLLCLRKRRRQPAKPPKPVVAAARAVPAEAGTSSSKDDITGGSAEAERNKLVFFEGGIYSFDLEDLLRASAEVLGKGSVGTSYKAVLEEGTTVVVKRLKDVVVTKKEFEMQMEILGKIKHENVVPLRAFYFSKDEKLLVYDYTPAGSLSALLHGSRGSGRTPLDWDNRMRIALGASRGLACLHVSGKVVHGNIKSSNILLRGPDNDASVSDFGLNPLFGNGSPSNRVAGYRAPETLETRKVTFKSDVYSFGVLLLELLTGKAPNQASLGEEGIDLPRWVQSVVREEWTAEVFDAELMRFHNIEEEMVQLLQIAMACVSVVPDQRPSMQDVVRMIEDMNRGETDEGLRQSSDDPSKGSEGHTPPQTRTPPRSRTP